The genomic stretch CATTGCGCATTCTGTCTTTGGGTAAGGTCCGTTCTTCACAGAAACAATCTTCTGAATCTTATACTGATACGTATTAGACGGAGGAGGTGTTCGGGGTCTCTCCTCCCTATGCATCCTGCGTGAGGTGATGCAGCGTCTCAGTCCAGAGGGCAAACCCCGAAAGCCTTGTGAAGTGTTTGACATGATTGCTGGTACCAGCACCGGAGGGTAAGATCGCGTATCCCAGCTACAAGCAATACTCTATACTAAACGCGTTGACTGTAGCCTGTGCGCCATTATGTTGGGCCGACTGGAGATGACTGTTGATGAGTGTATCGAGGCATACAACCAGttcatgaagaaaatcttcaatgtttcttctctgagGAAGAACACACGCCTTGTCTGGAAGGGTTGCAGATTCGGTGCCGATAATATTGAAGCGGTTATTAAGGAGTTGATAAATGAGAGATTGGGTGACTCTGAAGCACCTCTCCTGAATGAGCACGGCCAGTGCAAAGCGTAAGAGCCTCTCACGCTATTGCAGAGAAAGGCCCCATGCTGATAATTGCCATAGCTTTGTCCTTGCCGTTCGTCAAGACGCCGCCAACAGCAAAGGACCTGTCCACCTGCGTTCTTACTTCAACACACAGCAGAAgtctcttcttcccaatgTAAAGGCGTGGGAGGCTTCTCGAGCAACATCTGCTGCTCCTACTTACTTCCCGCCCATGGAGGTCTCCACCGACAAGGGGGTAAAGCACAAGTTGATCGATGCTGCTCTGGGTGCTAACAACCCTGTTGGATGGTGAGTCCAAGCTCCCTTCCCCCTTCACCATAAGAATACGTCTCCTATATCGAGTATTCACCGACCCTTCTTTCTAGGCTATGGAACGAAGTCCTGAGCGTCTTCGGTGCCGGTCGTCCCATCGACTGTATTCTAAGCATCGGCACCGGTATCCCCAAGAACCAAGTCTTCGGCGAGAGCGTAAAAGGTGCCATCACTGGTCTGGGCAGTGCAATCACAAACACAGAGCTGGCTAACATTCTCTTCCGCACGCTGATCGACGCGTACGCCCCGGAGTCCAGACGGCTTAAGTATATCCGACTGAATGTTGGCCGCGAAATTGAGGATTGGCCAGAGGATGCtatggagaaggagaatgaagagcttGCTGAGATGGATAGTCTTACGCAGATTGATGGGTTTATCGAAAGAACAGAGCAGTATATCAAGGAACAGGAGCCTCGCATTCGTCGGTGCGCTAGCACCTTGAACAGGAATTTGTTCCGTCGCTAGACCGGATTGTCGTGTTGCGTTCAACACATGTTATTATGGAATGAACATGCTTTTAACTATGGAACCAAAGTAGAATAAAAAGATCATGCTTAGGAATAATTAGAATGAGTTGCCGGTCGGGTCTGGGTTCAAAATCTTGTACCCTAGGCATCTCTAGTTTTGAGGGCGGGTTCCAGGATGAGAATTTAAACCCAGAGCAAGGTAACTTCTAGAAAGGGCTCAACTGCCGAAAAATGAGGTTGCTGGAAAGTAGTAGTATTTTAGCACTTCCTTTATTGCTAGAACGAGCTGGAACACTTTTGGCCCAAATAGTGATACATTCCTACCTTTCTAGTCGCAGTTGCTCTGCGTACGTTCGTTCTAGGATTAACTCTGCCATATTATAACGTCTTTCCCATATTTCACCTTAAGGTGGGCTTTTGTttactattttctttcgtGAATCAGATTGAGTAAATATTACTCATATTGATTTCTACGTATCTCAAGTCAAAATCAACATCACATGGATTCCAGACAGCGCGCACcactctttttcctctcatTCCGTTCCACGCTTCCTACCATAGACCACATATCTTGCGCAACAGTCAGCAATAAAATCACCTGTAATGGAATAGTTAAGGAGAATTGTCGGACGACGCACAGCTTCCCATAGATATGCAAAGACTTATCGCGGAGTTGCTGCTTAACAAGAGCCTGGTGCAATTTGGCCTCGGACTCCGGCCATCCCAACACCTGCGTGTATAGACGAAGACCGTAAGCCTCCACGCCCTCTGGGGCCTGCACATACTGCCATCTGCCAATCTCCTTAAGCTTAGGATCCTTAGGCCATGGTCCATATGGAATCACGTAGACCACTTCAGTTACATTCTCGAAACCGGCATTCTTCATCCAAGTCTTCAAGGACGTGGCGACATTCATTGGTCTTCCCGTGATTTCACCTGCTTtgttgaggttgttgatataCTCTCGATAAGGTGAATCTTGCTTGAATGTTCCATCGTCGCTGAAAGCATCTATGACAAACTCGGCACATTCAAAGTATCCGCTTGGTTTCAGATGGTCATAGGCCTGCTTCATTAGACGTCCCCAGTCTTGGACACAACTGACCCTGGTTATCAGTATATTGTGGTCTAGATGCTCAAAACTGGGATTTATCGTATACGGACCCTGAAATTGTGCGAGCATGAACATAATCGAAATAGTTCCGATCGTGCATCCATACATCTTCGAAatcatcgacaacaaatTCGACGTTTGGGGGTACCCAAGAAGGTTGGATAGGGCTCAGATCGTTTCCTATAACCTTAGCCGAGGGAAATTGGCTGCATAACGTTAATTGTATTCTTTTGCATGGAAATTTCTtaaaaggaaatatatactCAGCAACATCTATCGCCCAGATACCTGTGCCTGTTCCCAAATCCAAAATTGTTTGAGGATTCTCGACAGGTGCGAGAAATAGCTCTCCGTTGAGCATCACAGAAAACCTCGGCAATAATTAATCTCTTTGTCTCCTTCGACATATTTTCAGTGACTTACATATGATGCACCTGTATCATTGTTAGTCATTGATAAACTCGCTATCGTTGGAATAGTTTGAGACATACCAAGTCAAGGCGATCCTGCTCTGCTTCATCGTTCGGCATGCTGTATGGTAAATCAGTGATGGAAATATCCCAGCGTATGATATTTCTAAAATACATGTATTGTGCCTTTTGTTATGGTTAGTTTGAGGCTGATCATATTGTTCGATATAAC from Aspergillus oryzae RIB40 DNA, chromosome 1 encodes the following:
- a CDS encoding class I SAM-dependent methyltransferase (predicted protein), whose amino-acid sequence is MPNDEAEQDRLDLVHHMFSVMLNGELFLAPVENPQTILDLGTGTGIWAIDVAEYIFPFKKFPCKRIQLTLCSQFPSAKVIGNDLSPIQPSWVPPNVEFVVDDFEDVWMHDRNYFDYVHARTISGFEHLDHNILITRVSCVQDWGRLMKQAYDHLKPSGYFECAEFVIDAFSDDGTFKQDSPYREYINNLNKAGEITGRPMNVATSLKTWMKNAGFENVTEVVYVIPYGPWPKDPKLKEIGRWQYVQAPEGVEAYGLRLYTQVLGWPESEAKLHQALVKQQLRDKSLHIYGKLCVVRQFSLTIPLQVILLLTVAQDMWSMVGSVERNERKKSGARCLESM
- a CDS encoding uncharacterized protein (intracellular membrane-bound Ca2+-independent phospholipase A2) yields the protein MNEKLPTEYDLSVPPMRADGFDADTERPLRILSLDGGGVRGLSSLCILREVMQRLSPEGKPRKPCEVFDMIAGTSTGGLCAIMLGRLEMTVDECIEAYNQFMKKIFNVSSLRKNTRLVWKGCRFGADNIEAVIKELINERLGDSEAPLLNEHGQCKAFVLAVRQDAANSKGPVHLRSYFNTQQKSLLPNVKAWEASRATSAAPTYFPPMEVSTDKGVKHKLIDAALGANNPVGWLWNEVLSVFGAGRPIDCILSIGTGIPKNQVFGESVKGAITGLGSAITNTELANILFRTLIDAYAPESRRLKYIRLNVGREIEDWPEDAMEKENEELAEMDSLTQIDGFIERTEQYIKEQEPRIRRCASTLNRNLFRR